One window from the genome of Pseudanabaena yagii GIHE-NHR1 encodes:
- a CDS encoding tetratricopeptide repeat protein, producing the protein MRSRDRLQDELSQVAQLDDEQLVKLAELDLELKQRSDIACTDKELKQMRQNLQPPESAWWWYLDPVIEDSQAKTWLDKFDWVWNVGTVVCLVVATSFITQTAKAFSNEGFDFLGTLSTIGQGAGLAFVAGGALTDKGKKAVESTLMSMKIPASLHAEATFGASLLLMGAAYGIHQNLPKVGDFYFDQAQQHEKNGEWSQAVQSYKRALNFAQDDYKSQIAIGFLYEKLGNFDEALKVYKKGSFYGVPQFLNAQARVMLMSELQKNNWQGGIDEDVVREAESLLERANKAITNYSLKWDDPSKDHRLSADIQINQAIAEMAKLKYEGNISEKTKNSLNEIADNLFYLEDEVKKSQSAKQDPVTIASTLGSKRTKCYYQQAFLLGRISGSSRVHGSDPLMNDKDLSDDCTFGLSLGVNFYIPSDVTLFKNYYKKFISSNLDVHSASEISNISSFMGLVYFYRQQEAISKYGNRIVLIQDFETWLDLANQWSQIIQKNYVKGYKKYTQDIIWRLLLSKDGELIAYFAYDDQSRELGNTQTFITQALEKKTINTLSTELAKGGKIEFVDFKIVLSPEGKVKHILPWAMAYPNTLKYLGENCKDENCKNLILEPRISSVFKEYVPDLNNSSELGALQAILQLNHNFLALKNDKGIYYEEPAIFKLKVSADGQIVDYEAMNQVAIQRLEKQLPYANFKTPQFPELVKASYTNFRLEVRGFQIKFAPWSDPK; encoded by the coding sequence TTGCGATCGCGCGATCGCCTCCAAGATGAGCTTTCCCAAGTTGCACAACTAGATGATGAGCAATTAGTAAAACTAGCTGAGCTAGACCTAGAACTGAAGCAACGCTCAGACATTGCTTGTACTGACAAAGAATTGAAACAAATGCGCCAGAATTTACAGCCGCCAGAATCTGCTTGGTGGTGGTATCTTGACCCAGTTATAGAAGATTCTCAAGCCAAGACTTGGTTAGATAAGTTTGATTGGGTATGGAATGTAGGTACAGTAGTTTGTTTGGTGGTTGCAACATCTTTTATTACCCAAACTGCGAAGGCTTTCTCTAATGAAGGTTTTGATTTTTTAGGTACTCTCAGCACAATCGGACAGGGTGCGGGCTTAGCTTTTGTGGCAGGGGGTGCGCTTACTGATAAAGGCAAAAAAGCTGTTGAAAGTACTTTGATGAGTATGAAAATACCTGCTTCGCTTCATGCTGAAGCTACCTTTGGAGCTTCATTATTGTTAATGGGAGCAGCCTACGGCATCCATCAAAACTTGCCTAAAGTTGGGGATTTTTACTTTGATCAGGCACAGCAGCATGAAAAAAATGGCGAGTGGTCACAAGCGGTGCAAAGTTATAAACGAGCTTTAAACTTTGCACAGGATGACTATAAATCACAAATTGCTATTGGCTTTCTGTATGAGAAATTAGGTAACTTTGATGAGGCTTTAAAAGTATACAAAAAAGGATCTTTCTATGGAGTTCCCCAATTTCTAAATGCTCAAGCAAGGGTGATGCTTATGTCAGAGTTGCAAAAGAATAATTGGCAAGGTGGAATTGATGAAGATGTAGTTCGCGAAGCTGAGAGTTTACTTGAGCGTGCGAATAAAGCAATAACTAACTATAGTCTCAAATGGGATGATCCTAGTAAAGATCATAGGTTATCCGCAGATATTCAGATTAATCAAGCTATTGCAGAGATGGCAAAGCTTAAATATGAGGGAAATATAAGCGAGAAGACAAAAAATTCATTGAATGAAATTGCTGATAACCTATTTTATCTTGAGGATGAAGTAAAAAAATCTCAATCAGCAAAACAAGATCCCGTAACAATTGCATCTACTCTGGGATCTAAAAGAACAAAATGTTATTACCAACAAGCTTTTTTATTGGGCAGAATATCAGGCTCTTCAAGAGTACATGGAAGCGATCCCTTGATGAATGATAAGGATCTATCTGACGACTGTACGTTTGGACTAAGTTTGGGTGTAAATTTCTACATACCATCCGATGTAACTTTGTTCAAAAACTATTATAAAAAATTTATAAGCTCGAATTTAGATGTGCATTCTGCGTCGGAGATTAGCAATATTAGCTCTTTTATGGGATTGGTTTACTTTTATCGCCAACAAGAAGCCATATCTAAATATGGAAACAGAATAGTTCTTATCCAAGACTTTGAGACTTGGTTAGATTTAGCCAATCAGTGGTCTCAGATTATTCAAAAGAACTATGTCAAAGGTTACAAGAAATATACCCAAGATATCATTTGGAGATTATTACTGAGCAAAGATGGAGAATTGATAGCATACTTTGCCTATGATGACCAGTCACGAGAATTGGGAAATACTCAAACTTTCATTACACAAGCACTAGAGAAAAAGACAATCAATACATTAAGTACAGAATTGGCTAAAGGTGGCAAAATAGAATTCGTTGATTTTAAGATTGTGCTTTCTCCAGAGGGAAAAGTGAAGCATATTCTCCCTTGGGCAATGGCATATCCAAACACTTTGAAATATCTTGGAGAAAATTGTAAGGATGAAAATTGCAAAAATCTTATACTTGAACCTCGTATTAGTTCAGTATTTAAAGAATATGTTCCTGATCTTAATAATTCTTCAGAATTAGGTGCACTACAGGCAATTTTACAGTTAAACCACAATTTTTTGGCTCTCAAGAATGATAAAGGTATTTATTATGAAGAACCTGCTATTTTTAAGCTAAAAGTCTCTGCGGATGGTCAAATTGTAGATTATGAAGCAATGAATCAAGTAGCAATACAAAGATTAGAGAAACAACTACCTTATGCTAACTTCAAAACACCTCAGTTTCCAGAGTTGGTAAAAGCATCCTATACTAACTTCAGATTGGAAGTGAGAGGATTCCAGATTAAATTTGCCCCTTGGTCAGATCCGAAATAG
- a CDS encoding cobyrinate a,c-diamide synthase: MAIIIAGERSGVGKTTVTLALLAALKARSQSDRVQSFKVGPDYIDPMFHAYITGLPCRNLDPVLTSEDYVRSCFSKHSQNAAYSLIEGVMGLFDGATGKDDTASTAHIARLLNVPVVLILNCASTSRSIAAIAHGYRTFDPRIQIAGVVLNRVGSDRHLELLTQALEPLNLPILGVLRRQDNIAIPDRHLGLIPTAEMSDLDGIIERLAYLGETCFDWEKLLPLMKSPHPQPLSYGERRATLTPPLLRERGLGGEGIRIAIAQDRAFSFYYADNLDLFRELGAELIPWSPISDHTLPENIQGLYFGGGFPEVFAAELAENKTARESVHKAIISGIPTYAECGGLMYLCDRIVDFEDKSFPMVNIFPTAAKMGKRLTLGYRQAIALQDSPLVNKGDRVWGHEFHRSSLEEISDRPLYSLQGYESHLQYPYEGWQRYQVHASYTHLHFGAQTHLLKRFLTNCHSQYSYSQ; this comes from the coding sequence ATGGCAATTATTATCGCAGGTGAACGCAGTGGTGTGGGGAAAACTACAGTTACCTTGGCGCTACTAGCAGCCCTGAAAGCGCGATCGCAATCCGATCGAGTGCAATCCTTTAAGGTTGGGCCCGATTACATCGACCCGATGTTCCATGCCTATATCACAGGTCTACCCTGCCGCAATCTCGATCCCGTCTTAACCTCTGAAGACTATGTGCGCTCTTGCTTTTCTAAACATTCTCAAAATGCTGCATATTCTCTGATTGAAGGAGTAATGGGACTATTCGATGGTGCGACAGGTAAAGACGACACCGCCAGCACCGCCCACATCGCCAGATTACTTAATGTACCAGTAGTTTTAATTCTCAATTGCGCCAGTACATCACGATCTATTGCCGCGATCGCTCACGGATATCGTACTTTCGATCCGCGTATTCAGATTGCAGGTGTAGTTCTCAATCGCGTCGGTAGCGATCGCCATTTAGAGCTTTTAACTCAAGCCCTAGAGCCTTTAAATCTACCAATTCTCGGCGTTCTCCGTCGTCAAGATAATATTGCTATCCCTGATCGCCATTTAGGACTCATCCCCACTGCTGAAATGTCCGATCTTGATGGGATTATCGAACGATTGGCATATCTAGGCGAAACTTGCTTTGATTGGGAGAAGTTATTACCATTGATGAAAAGCCCTCACCCCCAACCACTCTCCTATGGGGAGAGGAGAGCAACTCTTACTCCCCCTCTCCTGCGGGAGAGGGGGCTGGGGGGTGAGGGCATTCGTATTGCGATCGCCCAAGATCGCGCCTTCAGTTTCTACTATGCCGATAATCTCGATTTATTTCGAGAACTGGGAGCCGAATTAATTCCTTGGAGTCCAATTAGCGATCACACCTTACCAGAAAATATTCAAGGCTTATACTTTGGTGGTGGCTTTCCAGAAGTATTTGCTGCTGAGTTAGCCGAGAATAAAACCGCTAGAGAATCTGTTCACAAGGCAATTATTTCAGGAATACCTACCTATGCCGAATGTGGCGGCTTAATGTACCTATGCGATCGCATTGTCGATTTTGAAGACAAATCTTTTCCGATGGTAAATATTTTTCCGACAGCAGCAAAAATGGGTAAGCGACTAACTTTAGGCTACCGACAGGCGATCGCTTTGCAAGATAGTCCCTTAGTAAATAAAGGCGATCGGGTGTGGGGACATGAGTTCCATCGCTCCTCCCTAGAAGAAATTAGCGATCGCCCCTTATATTCTCTACAGGGCTATGAATCTCATTTACAATATCCTTATGAAGGTTGGCAAAGATATCAAGTTCATGCATCCTATACTCATCTGCACTTTGGTGCTCAAACACATTTATTAAAAAGATTTTTAACGAACTGTCATAGCCAATATAGCTATAGCCAGTAA
- a CDS encoding ABC transporter permease: MNEQSNTAQQELVLEAGRTEKQYWKDLWRYRELFYFLAWRDILVRYKQTAIGIAWALLRPFLTMVVFTIVFGQLAKLPSQGVPYPILVFAGMLPWQFFANALSECSNSLIGNANLISKVYFPRLIVPTSAVIVSFVDFLISGMILLGLMAWYNFVPDWRILTLPVFILISCAASMGVGLWLAALNVQYRDFRFVVPFIIQFGLYISPVGFSSSIVPEQWRLLYSLNPMVGVIDGFRWAIIGGQSTIYLPGFLLSLALVFLLLWSGIWYFRKMEKTFADVI, translated from the coding sequence ATGAACGAACAGAGTAATACAGCCCAGCAAGAACTAGTTCTTGAGGCTGGAAGGACAGAAAAGCAATATTGGAAAGATTTGTGGCGTTATCGAGAGCTATTTTATTTTTTGGCTTGGCGCGATATTCTGGTGCGTTATAAACAAACTGCGATCGGTATTGCTTGGGCATTATTGCGACCATTTTTGACAATGGTTGTTTTTACAATTGTATTTGGACAACTGGCTAAATTGCCTTCTCAAGGAGTTCCCTATCCCATCCTTGTATTTGCAGGGATGTTACCTTGGCAATTTTTTGCTAATGCCTTGAGTGAATGTAGTAATAGTTTGATTGGGAACGCGAATCTGATTTCTAAAGTATATTTTCCCCGTTTGATTGTACCTACTAGTGCCGTAATTGTTAGTTTTGTTGATTTTTTGATTTCAGGGATGATTCTCTTAGGATTAATGGCATGGTATAACTTTGTCCCTGATTGGCGAATTTTGACATTGCCAGTTTTTATTCTTATTTCCTGTGCTGCTTCGATGGGAGTAGGACTATGGCTTGCAGCTTTAAATGTACAATATCGAGATTTTCGGTTTGTAGTTCCTTTTATTATTCAATTTGGTCTCTACATTTCCCCTGTGGGTTTCAGTAGCAGCATTGTCCCTGAGCAATGGCGTTTACTCTATTCCTTGAATCCGATGGTGGGTGTAATTGATGGTTTCCGTTGGGCAATTATAGGAGGTCAATCGACAATTTATCTCCCTGGATTTTTGCTTTCATTGGCTTTGGTGTTTCTGTTACTTTGGAGTGGCATTTGGTACTTCAGGAAGATGGAAAAAACATTTGCTGACGTAATTTAA
- the hepA gene encoding heterocyst formation ABC transporter subunit HepA, translating into MQKVFAFFRSLIQVTAFWQENRIFLREFKYFWDIAVLAVIFSFLGAVFEGAALVVINSFLQVLTNPETTAINLGFDWLKLWIFSPESSTNDRIARLGFLVILLAWMRSLFAYLGPVYAKLTDASFADRMRKSMFEQLVSLSLSYYSQARSGDLVNCLNNEIATIQRGFGAVSGFAIRGSTLIVYIVAMFLISWQLSLASLVLFGMLSVFISSFVVRVREASFPVSQAGGDFTSAGIELISAMRTIQTSATQNFERVRFYRVSERVKQALFRLNKAVDLIRPLAEAISTTILICVIVTAFHVFVVSGKLQTASLLTFMFILFRMMPLVEQVNGLRVEIGSYGGSLAKLREVLTTEDKIYLKDGEIEFTHLENSIEFLAVDFSYNSADKPVLHDINLSIKRGQTTALVGSSGAGKTTLADLVPRLYDPTSGTILIDGVDLKDIKISSLRSRMAIVSQNTFIFNASVRYNIAYGVDHVDEQTLVEAARQANALDFILDMPQGFDTVLGDRGVRLSGGQCQRIAIARALLRKPDILILDEATSALDSVTERLIQESLDRLSKGCTVIAIAHRLSTIANADKVVVLERGRIVEQGTYQELIDRKGALWKYHQMQNSSSNSENPEHGQL; encoded by the coding sequence ATGCAGAAAGTCTTCGCGTTCTTCCGAAGCCTCATTCAGGTTACTGCCTTTTGGCAAGAAAACCGTATTTTTCTGCGAGAGTTCAAATATTTTTGGGATATAGCTGTTCTTGCAGTTATATTCTCTTTTTTAGGGGCAGTTTTTGAAGGCGCTGCTCTCGTAGTCATAAATTCATTTCTACAGGTTCTCACCAATCCTGAAACTACTGCTATTAACTTAGGGTTTGACTGGCTCAAGTTATGGATATTTAGTCCAGAATCGAGTACCAACGATCGCATTGCTCGCCTTGGATTTTTAGTGATTCTCTTGGCTTGGATGCGATCGCTATTTGCTTATTTGGGACCTGTTTACGCCAAACTTACCGATGCATCCTTTGCGGATCGCATGAGGAAGTCGATGTTTGAGCAACTAGTTAGTTTAAGCCTCAGCTACTATTCTCAAGCTAGATCAGGAGATTTGGTCAACTGTCTCAATAATGAGATTGCAACTATTCAAAGAGGTTTTGGAGCTGTTTCTGGCTTTGCGATTAGAGGTTCCACCCTGATTGTGTATATTGTTGCCATGTTTTTGATATCTTGGCAGCTATCACTAGCATCGCTTGTTCTCTTTGGGATGCTTTCTGTATTTATCTCTAGCTTTGTTGTCCGAGTGAGGGAAGCTAGTTTTCCTGTGTCACAGGCTGGTGGCGATTTTACATCCGCAGGCATTGAATTAATTAGCGCAATGCGAACAATTCAAACATCTGCTACTCAGAACTTTGAAAGAGTCCGTTTCTATAGGGTATCTGAAAGAGTTAAACAGGCGCTATTTCGATTGAATAAAGCTGTCGATTTGATTCGTCCATTAGCAGAAGCAATTTCTACGACTATTTTGATTTGCGTGATTGTGACTGCCTTTCATGTTTTTGTTGTCAGTGGCAAGCTACAAACTGCTTCATTGTTGACCTTTATGTTCATTCTCTTTAGAATGATGCCTCTAGTAGAGCAGGTCAATGGATTAAGAGTAGAAATCGGTAGCTATGGTGGTTCATTGGCAAAACTTCGAGAAGTTTTAACGACAGAAGATAAGATTTATCTCAAAGATGGCGAAATAGAGTTCACTCATCTTGAAAATTCGATAGAATTTTTGGCTGTTGACTTTAGTTATAACTCTGCTGATAAGCCTGTATTACATGATATTAATTTATCAATTAAACGTGGTCAGACTACTGCTCTGGTGGGGAGTTCAGGGGCTGGGAAAACGACTTTGGCTGATTTAGTCCCCAGATTATATGATCCTACTAGTGGCACAATTTTGATTGATGGAGTTGATTTAAAAGATATTAAAATCAGTTCTTTACGAAGTCGAATGGCAATCGTTAGCCAAAATACTTTCATCTTCAATGCTTCGGTGCGTTATAACATTGCCTATGGTGTGGATCATGTTGATGAACAGACTTTAGTCGAGGCAGCACGTCAAGCTAATGCGCTTGATTTCATTTTGGATATGCCGCAGGGCTTTGATACAGTACTTGGCGATCGCGGGGTGCGTTTGTCTGGTGGTCAATGCCAGAGAATTGCGATCGCTCGAGCGTTACTTCGTAAACCAGATATTTTGATTTTGGATGAAGCTACTAGTGCCCTTGATTCGGTAACAGAGAGGCTAATTCAAGAGTCGCTTGATCGATTATCTAAAGGCTGTACTGTTATTGCGATCGCCCATCGTCTTTCAACAATTGCTAATGCCGATAAAGTAGTGGTGCTGGAGAGAGGCAGGATCGTTGAGCAGGGTACATATCAGGAGCTAATTGATAGAAAGGGTGCTTTATGGAAATATCACCAGATGCAAAATTCCTCTTCTAATTCAGAGAATCCAGAGCATGGACAGTTATAG
- the pheS gene encoding phenylalanine--tRNA ligase subunit alpha, translated as MATDLESLKSQLQSLAELATKSVGDVQTPEELEQLRVEYLGKKGTLSQILGAMGKLSAEERPQVGAIANQVKQTLQNQLEERKVAIQQLVIAKRLESETLDVTMPGILRSYQGRMHPIQSTIDRMLDILVGLGFTVAQGPEIETDYYNFEALNTPADHPARDMADTLYLSDGKLLRSQTSSVQIRYMEENEPPLRIACPGRVYRKDDIDATHSPIFHQIELLAVEEGLTFGDLKGTVKTFVEELLGECPIRFRPSYFPFTEPSAEVDVMWNGRWLELGGCGMVDPNVFKAVGYDPELVTGFAWGFGVDRVAMVLHKIDDIRRLFTSDLRFLRQF; from the coding sequence ATGGCAACGGACTTAGAGAGCTTAAAATCTCAATTGCAATCTCTGGCAGAACTAGCGACAAAATCAGTTGGGGATGTGCAAACTCCTGAAGAATTAGAACAATTAAGGGTTGAGTACTTAGGCAAGAAAGGAACTCTTTCGCAAATTCTGGGCGCGATGGGTAAACTATCAGCCGAAGAGCGTCCTCAAGTCGGTGCGATCGCCAATCAGGTAAAGCAAACCTTGCAAAACCAACTCGAAGAACGCAAAGTTGCGATTCAACAGTTAGTAATTGCTAAGCGCTTAGAATCAGAAACCCTTGATGTGACTATGCCTGGGATCTTGCGATCCTATCAAGGTAGAATGCACCCTATCCAAAGCACCATTGATCGGATGCTCGATATTCTGGTGGGATTGGGTTTTACTGTTGCTCAAGGACCTGAAATCGAAACGGATTATTATAATTTTGAGGCTTTAAATACGCCTGCGGATCATCCTGCCCGTGACATGGCAGATACGCTCTATTTGAGTGATGGTAAATTATTGCGATCGCAGACTTCTTCTGTCCAAATCCGTTATATGGAAGAAAATGAACCACCACTGAGAATTGCTTGTCCGGGGCGGGTGTATCGTAAAGATGATATTGATGCAACCCACTCACCAATTTTCCATCAAATTGAGCTATTAGCCGTCGAAGAAGGATTAACTTTTGGCGATCTCAAGGGCACGGTCAAAACCTTTGTAGAAGAACTTCTCGGTGAATGCCCGATTCGTTTCCGTCCTAGCTATTTCCCTTTTACTGAGCCATCCGCAGAAGTAGATGTCATGTGGAATGGTCGTTGGTTAGAGCTTGGTGGTTGCGGCATGGTCGATCCCAATGTCTTTAAAGCTGTGGGCTATGATCCAGAACTAGTGACTGGTTTTGCATGGGGCTTTGGTGTTGACCGAGTCGCTATGGTTTTGCATAAAATTGATGATATCCGTCGTCTATTTACCAGTGACTTACGCTTTTTGCGCCAGTTTTAA
- a CDS encoding peptidoglycan DD-metalloendopeptidase family protein, with protein sequence MKKISSKDEDLTTNVSLTLGEKMSSLKVRRSLAAIGFALSAGTVGVLVSQQSANNNLKATPVAASSRTLTDVMAQNQDRKYEMARTAIASGTWDNTQGVIVHEVREDETLWKLTQIYQVDAAAIAASNAISANTELQPGMKLMIPPVNGLVHKVKPGDTLEAISSYYNVPKNEIIKFTSLSSGDFLAIDQPLVIPGNVATLMQVKEGHVRRQLLAEKERLMQRLQELEGKKATATLASTNSKANVADNAIAKQPKYIAYKVQNGDTIETIARRYGITQKSIIEANKLENPQWLELNQELKLPQDRSLPVVQTVASANNEKPFKDVPSPVGDLSANNSTANVNSAAAPKEVAQIRVTAATPMVLANNTAGIKVAAANRISPWDGLMQLTGSGANLPNAPVQEQSPNLPAKATSIQPSLPVAAEPALKVAVSLFPFAPDQLFGELGGNAKKNLATSTTALNVPARSISAPSIPASIATEQYSVNRSAPVEANSSQPVAEPKVQFSAKIATALSIPQIPAALVSEQRVAVRNAPIEATSQPASEPTVKSAPVAVLTAPSVPANRAIEQNANSTSQPAGVVSQPASEPNVQIPARLAASLAPKIPASQSVEQSMATNGKPSQVALLPDAESRMTSLEVKRLETEVDQLNAKVRDAEIKEAARKAEEARRLEAAKIAAANLNASPNPDRNFDSSRSAIANPGDRSGVTPQLPQLTASAYLPDVNDYGLSSGFIWPADGVISSGFGWRWGRLHAGIDIAAPIGTPILAASTGVVDYAGWNDGGYGNMIDIRHPDGTITRYGHLSEIYVKEGQSVGQSQVIAAMGSTGFSTGPHLHFEIRPNGGSAIDPMAFLASAKR encoded by the coding sequence TTGAAAAAGATATCTTCCAAAGACGAGGATCTAACAACCAATGTTTCCCTGACATTGGGCGAAAAGATGTCCTCTTTGAAGGTACGTCGTTCGCTTGCAGCAATAGGTTTTGCATTATCCGCAGGGACTGTGGGGGTATTGGTTAGCCAACAATCAGCGAATAACAATCTCAAAGCTACACCTGTCGCTGCTTCGTCTCGTACTTTGACGGACGTGATGGCACAAAATCAGGATCGCAAATATGAAATGGCACGCACAGCGATCGCTTCTGGTACATGGGACAATACACAAGGGGTAATTGTTCATGAAGTGCGTGAAGATGAGACTTTATGGAAACTAACTCAGATTTATCAAGTTGACGCGGCAGCGATCGCGGCTTCCAACGCGATCAGTGCGAATACTGAGTTACAACCTGGTATGAAATTAATGATTCCACCTGTGAATGGGTTAGTTCACAAGGTAAAACCAGGAGATACGCTAGAAGCGATCTCTAGTTACTACAATGTTCCTAAAAACGAAATTATCAAGTTTACATCGCTAAGTTCGGGAGACTTCTTAGCAATCGATCAACCTTTGGTAATTCCAGGTAATGTTGCAACCTTAATGCAAGTAAAAGAAGGTCATGTCAGAAGACAGTTACTTGCAGAAAAAGAGCGTTTAATGCAGCGTTTGCAAGAGCTTGAGGGTAAAAAAGCTACTGCTACTCTTGCTAGCACCAACTCTAAGGCTAATGTTGCGGATAATGCGATCGCCAAGCAGCCGAAGTACATCGCTTACAAGGTGCAAAATGGGGACACTATTGAGACAATCGCTAGACGATATGGCATCACTCAAAAGTCCATCATTGAGGCGAATAAGCTAGAAAATCCTCAATGGTTAGAGCTAAATCAAGAACTAAAGTTACCTCAAGATCGCAGCCTACCTGTAGTCCAGACAGTTGCTTCTGCAAATAATGAGAAGCCTTTTAAAGATGTGCCATCGCCAGTAGGTGATTTATCGGCTAACAACAGTACTGCGAATGTAAATTCTGCGGCTGCGCCAAAAGAGGTTGCACAGATACGTGTTACTGCGGCGACTCCTATGGTCTTGGCAAATAACACAGCAGGTATCAAGGTTGCCGCAGCGAATCGTATATCCCCTTGGGATGGCTTGATGCAGCTTACTGGTAGTGGGGCGAATTTACCTAATGCTCCTGTGCAGGAACAATCTCCTAACTTGCCAGCTAAGGCTACATCTATTCAACCAAGCTTACCTGTAGCTGCTGAACCTGCCCTTAAAGTTGCTGTTTCTCTGTTCCCATTTGCTCCAGATCAGTTATTTGGTGAACTTGGTGGCAATGCTAAGAAAAATTTGGCAACATCAACAACTGCTCTCAATGTGCCAGCGAGATCTATCTCAGCTCCCTCTATCCCTGCATCGATTGCCACTGAGCAATACAGTGTAAATCGTTCAGCACCAGTTGAGGCTAATTCTTCTCAGCCCGTAGCTGAGCCTAAAGTTCAGTTTTCGGCAAAGATTGCTACAGCTTTGTCAATTCCTCAGATTCCTGCTGCTCTGGTATCTGAGCAACGAGTTGCTGTTCGTAATGCGCCGATCGAAGCAACCAGTCAACCTGCATCTGAGCCAACTGTAAAATCAGCACCCGTTGCAGTATTGACCGCACCGAGCGTGCCTGCTAATCGAGCGATCGAGCAAAATGCTAATTCTACGTCTCAGCCTGCTGGTGTAGTTTCACAACCTGCATCTGAGCCAAACGTGCAGATTCCTGCAAGATTAGCAGCAAGCCTCGCACCTAAGATTCCTGCATCTCAGTCAGTAGAACAATCAATGGCTACTAACGGCAAACCTAGCCAAGTTGCTTTATTGCCTGATGCTGAGTCAAGAATGACTTCCTTGGAAGTTAAGCGTTTAGAGACTGAGGTAGACCAACTGAACGCCAAGGTACGTGATGCTGAAATTAAAGAGGCTGCACGCAAGGCAGAGGAAGCGCGTCGATTGGAAGCTGCAAAGATTGCCGCAGCAAATTTAAATGCTTCGCCTAACCCTGATCGCAATTTTGATTCTAGTCGTAGTGCGATCGCTAACCCCGGTGATCGTTCGGGAGTTACCCCTCAGTTACCCCAGTTAACTGCTAGTGCCTATCTGCCCGATGTAAATGACTACGGACTATCTTCTGGCTTTATTTGGCCCGCAGATGGTGTGATCAGTTCTGGTTTTGGCTGGCGTTGGGGTAGACTCCATGCAGGTATTGACATTGCCGCACCAATTGGCACTCCAATTTTGGCAGCTTCTACAGGTGTTGTAGATTATGCAGGCTGGAATGATGGTGGTTATGGCAATATGATCGATATTCGTCATCCAGATGGCACAATCACACGCTATGGACACCTCAGCGAAATCTATGTCAAAGAAGGTCAGAGCGTTGGTCAAAGTCAAGTGATTGCGGCAATGGGTAGTACTGGCTTTAGTACTGGTCCTCACCTTCACTTTGAAATTCGTCCGAATGGTGGTAGTGCGATCGATCCAATGGCATTTCTTGCTAGTGCCAAGAGATAA